A part of Melittangium boletus DSM 14713 genomic DNA contains:
- a CDS encoding ELWxxDGT repeat protein, with protein MVLRTLKWGGPLALALVGAGASSAWAQATTVPGCTRPPVALEDVAPGAAGSSPAHFLRVGGTVFFSADDGEHGVELWKSDGTAEGTTLVRDISPGEGSSKARGLIAFQGEVFFIATDGEHGNQLWHSDGTEAGTQVVRELGSGVEGGNVDDLVVMGERLYFSASDHVLGKELWVSDGTFDGTRLVKDINTGGGSSISTGSLRVVGSSLYFSAYTEAEGFELWVSDGTEGGTRLVRDVLPGAGSSNPEQLTRVGDTLFFTATDGTRSLEVWKSDGTREGTVPVTDAMGTRADSFPDGLTAVGDRLFFGLSVGGEGAEPWVSDGTAAGTRRLKDVRAGREGSDPSAFTAMGGRLYFTADDGVGGREPWTSDGTEAGTVRLRDVRSGGEGSAPRALTAAGARLYFVADDGGGARLWESDGTEAGTRGVASVLALNPDRLTYTQDTLYFSAEAAGWGREPHALAPAYFGDCTPPLITCPEGVTVEATGRAGASVVYGAAQASDDGPAAPTVSYSHASGASFSVGTHAVTATATDAAGNTRTCSFTLSVRDTRPPTVTCPADVTVSATSATGAVITYSPAQATDTVSEVTLDYSTPSGAAFSPGAHPIEVTARDASGNTASCAFTVTVSAAESASGCGCSSGFAASAPWLLLGVLVPLLQRRRPGA; from the coding sequence ATGGTTCTTCGGACGCTGAAGTGGGGCGGGCCCCTGGCGCTCGCCCTGGTGGGCGCGGGCGCCTCGTCCGCCTGGGCGCAAGCCACGACCGTGCCGGGGTGCACCCGGCCCCCGGTGGCCCTCGAGGACGTGGCCCCGGGGGCGGCTGGCTCCTCCCCCGCCCACTTCCTGCGCGTCGGTGGGACGGTCTTCTTCTCCGCGGACGATGGCGAGCACGGAGTGGAGCTCTGGAAGAGCGATGGCACCGCGGAAGGCACGACGCTCGTCAGGGACATCTCCCCGGGGGAGGGCTCGTCGAAGGCGCGCGGGCTGATCGCGTTCCAGGGCGAGGTCTTCTTCATCGCGACCGATGGCGAGCACGGCAACCAGCTCTGGCACAGCGACGGGACGGAGGCGGGCACCCAGGTCGTCCGCGAGCTGGGCTCGGGCGTGGAGGGCGGCAACGTCGACGACCTGGTGGTGATGGGCGAGCGCCTCTACTTCTCCGCCTCGGATCACGTGCTGGGCAAGGAGCTGTGGGTGAGCGACGGGACGTTCGACGGTACCCGGCTCGTCAAGGACATCAACACGGGTGGGGGGAGCTCCATCTCCACCGGCTCCCTGCGCGTCGTGGGCTCCTCCCTGTACTTCAGCGCCTATACGGAGGCCGAGGGCTTCGAGCTGTGGGTGAGCGACGGGACGGAAGGGGGCACGCGGCTCGTCAGGGACGTGCTTCCGGGAGCGGGCAGCTCCAACCCCGAGCAGCTGACGCGGGTGGGCGACACCCTCTTCTTCACCGCGACGGATGGGACGCGCTCGCTGGAGGTGTGGAAGAGCGATGGGACGCGTGAGGGCACGGTGCCCGTCACGGATGCCATGGGCACGCGGGCGGACTCCTTCCCGGACGGGCTCACGGCGGTGGGCGACCGGCTCTTCTTCGGCCTGAGCGTTGGGGGGGAGGGCGCCGAGCCCTGGGTGAGCGATGGCACGGCGGCGGGCACCCGGCGCTTGAAGGACGTCCGCGCGGGGCGCGAGGGCTCGGATCCGAGTGCGTTCACGGCGATGGGCGGGAGGCTCTACTTCACCGCGGATGATGGCGTCGGCGGACGTGAGCCGTGGACGAGCGATGGGACGGAGGCGGGCACGGTGCGCCTGCGCGACGTGCGCTCGGGAGGCGAGGGCTCCGCGCCGCGCGCGTTGACGGCCGCGGGCGCGCGGCTCTACTTCGTCGCGGATGACGGAGGCGGCGCGCGGTTGTGGGAGAGCGATGGAACGGAGGCGGGCACCCGGGGGGTGGCGTCCGTCCTGGCGCTCAACCCGGACCGGCTCACGTACACCCAGGACACGCTCTACTTCTCCGCCGAGGCGGCGGGCTGGGGCCGCGAGCCGCATGCCCTGGCGCCCGCCTACTTCGGCGATTGCACGCCGCCGCTCATCACCTGTCCCGAGGGCGTGACGGTGGAGGCCACGGGCCGTGCTGGCGCCTCGGTGGTGTATGGCGCCGCCCAGGCGAGCGACGACGGACCGGCCGCGCCCACGGTGAGCTACAGCCACGCGTCCGGCGCGTCCTTCTCCGTGGGCACCCACGCGGTGACGGCCACCGCCACGGACGCCGCGGGCAACACCCGGACCTGCTCGTTCACGCTCTCGGTCCGTGACACCCGGCCCCCCACCGTCACCTGTCCCGCGGACGTGACGGTCTCCGCCACGAGCGCCACCGGCGCGGTCATCACCTACTCGCCCGCGCAGGCGACGGACACCGTGTCCGAGGTCACCCTCGACTACTCCACGCCGTCCGGAGCGGCCTTCTCTCCGGGCGCGCACCCGATCGAGGTCACGGCCCGCGATGCCTCGGGCAACACGGCCTCCTGCGCCTTCACCGTGACGGTGAGCGCCGCGGAGTCCGCTTCCGGGTGTGGCTGCTCCTCGGGATTCGCCGCGTCCGCCCCGTGGCTGTTGCTTGGCGTGCTCGTGCCGCTGCTCCAACGACGACGCCCCGGCGCCTGA
- a CDS encoding response regulator transcription factor: protein MSDKPRRILVVEDDLAILAGLSMNLRFEGYDVLQAQDGRQGLALALDEAPDLVVLDVMLPELNGFEVLKELRQRGRDTPVVVLSAKSAEPDKIIGLNLGADDYVVKPFGLQELLARIKAVLRRRYPSLAQPPVGFGDVQVDLTAKTVSRAGQSVEFTAQEFKLLAHFLAHPGRTFSREELLSAAWGYAYEGSARTVDNFMRQLRLKLEPDPEAPVHFLTVRGLGYRFDR, encoded by the coding sequence ATGAGCGACAAGCCACGACGCATCCTGGTGGTGGAGGACGACCTGGCCATCCTCGCCGGGCTCTCCATGAACCTGCGCTTCGAGGGCTATGACGTGCTCCAGGCCCAGGACGGCCGGCAGGGACTCGCGCTCGCGCTCGACGAGGCGCCGGATCTCGTGGTGCTCGACGTGATGCTCCCCGAGCTCAATGGCTTCGAGGTCCTCAAGGAGCTGCGCCAGCGCGGCCGCGATACCCCCGTGGTCGTGCTCAGCGCCAAGAGCGCCGAGCCGGACAAGATCATCGGGCTGAACCTCGGCGCGGATGACTACGTGGTCAAACCCTTCGGCCTGCAGGAGCTGCTCGCGCGCATCAAGGCGGTGCTGCGCCGGCGCTATCCCTCGCTCGCCCAGCCCCCCGTGGGCTTCGGGGACGTCCAGGTGGACCTCACCGCCAAGACCGTGAGCCGCGCGGGCCAGTCCGTGGAGTTCACCGCACAGGAATTCAAGCTGCTCGCCCACTTCCTCGCCCACCCGGGGCGCACGTTCAGCCGCGAGGAGCTCCTGAGCGCCGCCTGGGGCTACGCCTACGAGGGCAGCGCCCGCACGGTGGACAACTTCATGCGCCAGCTCCGGCTCAAGCTGGAGCCGGACCCCGAGGCCCCCGTCCACTTCCTCACCGTGCGGGGGCTTGGCTACCGCTTCGACCGCTGA
- a CDS encoding class I SAM-dependent methyltransferase, which yields MAGNDARGRTPLSLVGQDPDLLFYTRQATGPGGPVLVLGSANGRVVWTLAQAGLSVLGVDPSERMVQAAEEVRGAESVEVSGRVRLLHADLRSLRLAERFRVVLAPHHALGLMATLEDLEALLATVRHHLEPDGLFVYDVLNPHEEPSAPGHEDDEPGAAVTPRRPVFTFHLRERKRPGAPSGIHRLKFKPFSSEELEAAMKSSGLTPRERYGSFEGKPFDPADAHHIGVVDG from the coding sequence ATGGCCGGAAACGACGCGCGCGGCCGCACGCCGCTCTCCCTCGTCGGGCAGGATCCCGATCTCCTCTTCTATACGCGCCAGGCGACGGGGCCGGGCGGGCCGGTGTTGGTGCTGGGCTCGGCCAATGGCCGGGTGGTGTGGACGCTGGCGCAGGCGGGCTTGAGCGTGCTCGGGGTGGATCCCTCCGAGCGCATGGTGCAGGCCGCCGAGGAGGTGCGCGGTGCGGAGTCCGTCGAGGTCTCGGGCCGGGTGCGGCTGCTGCACGCGGACCTGCGCTCGCTGCGGTTGGCGGAGCGCTTTCGCGTGGTGCTCGCGCCCCACCATGCGCTGGGGCTGATGGCCACGCTCGAGGACCTGGAGGCGTTGCTCGCCACGGTGCGTCACCACCTGGAGCCGGACGGGCTGTTCGTCTACGACGTGCTCAACCCGCACGAGGAGCCCTCCGCGCCGGGCCACGAGGACGACGAGCCGGGGGCCGCGGTGACGCCGCGCCGGCCCGTGTTCACCTTCCACCTGCGCGAGCGCAAGCGGCCCGGGGCGCCCTCGGGCATCCATCGCCTCAAGTTCAAGCCCTTCTCCAGCGAGGAGCTGGAGGCGGCGATGAAGAGCAGTGGCCTGACGCCTCGCGAGCGCTATGGCTCGTTCGAGGGCAAGCCCTTCGACCCGGCCGACGCGCACCACATCGGGGTGGTGGACGGGTAG
- a CDS encoding kelch repeat-containing protein, with protein MRSDTQMKCRSGIRNRMWMALSVLMLAACGEALPTDADGEELSSTPALSPQSTGTRPQGLASANKVLILAGTVTGGTDSVEARMARNLGYGVELVTDAQWAAKTSADFANYRALILGDRTCSTARGLLSAAEQSSGKWGPVVDGNVIIVGTDPVYHDEDQVTLNSVQFAAAQEGKTGMYVNLSCYYHETAPKTKVPVLNPFGSFTVTGVGCYNDAHIVATHSALNGLTSGVLSNWNCSVHEAFDSYPEANFTPLVIARDPAYGSRLPGSKDFADGSHGVPYVLARGAIPLRCGDGVIQAPEECDEGIENGVPGTKCSSVCRLNWCGDGKLNPGEECDTGAANGTGTCSASCRITGPTNRPPVAKCKDLDLTLSATCGATGSVNDGSYDPDNNLKECVQTPVNFSGAGSTSVTLTCTDTAGLSASCTATVKTADVTPPTVVCAPDKTFECVNAGYWYSPGVATNRDNCQVVSFTRYTTAEYIPVNNSRTFPFEASDGTNTGRCTTTVKVVDTTPPELHINGGAEVSLACGSAYVEQGAWAWDSCSAGRVPGDYIAVSGSVNNKVPGVYTLTYTARDFNGNTVSAVRKVAVLPSDVCGKDEPKGGWILTGSMALPRLQHTATKLDDGRVLVAGGFNTSSELYDQDTKTWTATGNTLGAHRGHTATKLQDGRVLIAGGGACPITSATAELYVPAQGKWKPAGLLNTQRFDHNAVLLPNGKVLVAGGFTSEFYGTALATAELYDPATGTWSYTGSLARARGYHTMTLLPNGKVLVTGGSNVAEANAENPNLLTSAELYDPATGKWTSAGELGTGRAWHTATLLPNGQVLVAGGAGIDVAKSASAELYNPATGTWTATDAMKSPRRWHTATLLENGEVLVAGGYHQLTGIQVASERYNPATGKWTATVDMNVDRYRHTATLLNNGTVLAAGGASNHDQASAEYYDLRKL; from the coding sequence ATGCGTTCTGATACCCAGATGAAGTGTCGTAGTGGCATCCGCAACAGGATGTGGATGGCCTTGAGCGTGTTGATGCTCGCGGCCTGCGGCGAAGCACTCCCCACGGACGCCGACGGTGAGGAGCTGTCGTCCACGCCGGCGCTGTCCCCCCAGAGCACGGGCACGCGGCCGCAGGGCCTGGCCAGCGCCAACAAGGTCCTCATCCTGGCGGGCACCGTGACGGGTGGCACCGACAGCGTCGAGGCCCGCATGGCGCGCAACCTTGGCTACGGGGTGGAACTCGTCACCGACGCCCAGTGGGCCGCCAAGACGTCCGCGGACTTCGCCAACTACCGCGCCCTCATCCTGGGCGACCGCACCTGCAGCACCGCGCGTGGCCTGCTGAGCGCCGCCGAGCAGAGCAGCGGCAAGTGGGGCCCGGTGGTGGACGGCAACGTCATCATCGTGGGCACCGACCCCGTCTACCACGACGAGGACCAGGTCACCCTCAACTCGGTGCAGTTCGCCGCGGCGCAGGAGGGCAAGACGGGCATGTACGTCAACCTGAGCTGCTACTACCACGAGACGGCGCCCAAGACGAAGGTGCCGGTGCTCAACCCCTTCGGCTCCTTCACGGTGACGGGCGTGGGTTGCTACAACGACGCGCACATCGTGGCCACGCACTCGGCGCTCAACGGGCTGACCAGCGGCGTGCTGTCCAACTGGAACTGCTCGGTGCACGAGGCGTTCGACTCCTACCCCGAGGCCAACTTCACCCCGCTCGTCATCGCGCGCGACCCGGCGTATGGCTCGCGGCTGCCGGGCAGCAAGGACTTCGCGGACGGCTCGCACGGCGTGCCGTACGTGCTGGCGCGTGGCGCCATTCCGCTGCGCTGTGGCGACGGCGTGATTCAGGCCCCCGAGGAGTGTGATGAGGGCATCGAGAACGGCGTGCCGGGCACGAAGTGCTCGTCGGTGTGCCGCCTGAACTGGTGCGGTGACGGCAAGCTGAACCCGGGAGAGGAGTGCGACACGGGCGCCGCCAATGGCACGGGCACCTGCTCCGCGTCCTGCCGCATCACGGGCCCCACCAACCGTCCCCCGGTGGCGAAGTGCAAGGACCTCGACCTGACGCTGAGCGCCACCTGCGGCGCGACGGGCTCGGTGAACGACGGCTCGTACGACCCGGACAACAACCTCAAGGAGTGCGTGCAGACGCCGGTGAACTTCTCCGGCGCGGGCAGCACCTCCGTGACGCTCACCTGCACGGACACCGCGGGCCTGAGCGCCAGCTGCACCGCCACCGTGAAGACGGCGGACGTCACGCCGCCCACCGTCGTCTGCGCGCCGGACAAGACGTTCGAGTGCGTCAACGCGGGTTACTGGTACTCGCCGGGCGTCGCCACCAACCGCGACAACTGCCAGGTGGTGTCCTTCACGCGCTACACCACGGCCGAGTACATCCCGGTGAACAACAGCCGCACCTTCCCCTTCGAGGCCTCGGACGGCACCAACACCGGTCGCTGCACCACGACGGTGAAGGTGGTGGACACCACGCCGCCAGAGCTGCACATCAATGGAGGCGCGGAGGTGTCCCTGGCGTGTGGCTCGGCTTACGTGGAGCAGGGCGCGTGGGCGTGGGACTCGTGCAGCGCGGGTAGGGTGCCCGGCGACTACATTGCCGTCTCCGGCTCGGTGAACAACAAGGTGCCGGGCGTCTACACCCTCACCTATACGGCCCGCGACTTCAACGGCAACACCGTCAGTGCCGTGCGCAAGGTGGCGGTGCTGCCGAGCGACGTGTGCGGCAAGGACGAGCCCAAGGGCGGCTGGATTCTGACGGGCAGCATGGCGCTGCCCCGCCTGCAGCACACCGCCACCAAGCTGGACGACGGCCGCGTGCTGGTGGCCGGTGGCTTCAACACCAGCTCCGAGCTGTATGACCAGGACACCAAGACGTGGACGGCCACGGGCAACACCCTGGGCGCCCACCGCGGCCACACGGCCACCAAGCTGCAGGACGGCCGGGTGCTGATTGCCGGCGGCGGCGCGTGCCCGATTACCAGCGCGACGGCGGAGCTGTACGTGCCGGCGCAGGGCAAGTGGAAGCCGGCGGGTCTGCTCAACACCCAGCGCTTCGACCACAACGCGGTGCTGCTGCCCAACGGCAAGGTGCTGGTGGCGGGTGGCTTCACCAGCGAGTTCTACGGCACGGCGCTGGCGACGGCGGAGCTGTATGACCCGGCGACGGGGACGTGGAGCTACACGGGCAGCCTGGCGCGGGCGCGCGGCTACCACACCATGACGCTGCTGCCCAACGGCAAGGTGCTGGTGACGGGTGGCAGCAACGTGGCGGAGGCGAACGCGGAGAACCCGAACCTGCTGACGTCGGCGGAGCTGTATGACCCGGCGACGGGCAAGTGGACGAGCGCGGGCGAGCTGGGCACGGGCCGCGCGTGGCACACGGCGACGCTGCTGCCCAACGGGCAGGTGCTGGTGGCCGGTGGAGCGGGAATCGACGTGGCCAAGAGCGCGTCGGCGGAGCTGTACAACCCGGCGACGGGCACGTGGACGGCGACGGACGCGATGAAGTCGCCGCGGCGCTGGCACACGGCGACGCTGCTGGAGAACGGCGAGGTGCTGGTGGCCGGTGGTTACCACCAGCTCACCGGAATCCAGGTGGCCTCCGAGCGCTACAACCCGGCGACGGGCAAGTGGACGGCCACGGTGGACATGAACGTGGACCGCTACCGCCACACGGCGACGCTGCTCAACAACGGCACGGTGCTCGCGGCCGGTGGCGCCAGCAACCATGACCAGGCGTCGGCCGAGTACTACGACCTGCGCAAGCTGTAG